A single window of Vigna radiata var. radiata cultivar VC1973A chromosome 4, Vradiata_ver6, whole genome shotgun sequence DNA harbors:
- the LOC106758994 gene encoding auxin efflux carrier component 5, with protein sequence MHFGYTESKNRKTKFCGNIHRKKKRMIGLEDVYKVIVAVVPLYVALVLGYGSVKWWKIFSREQCDAINKLVCYFTLPLFTFEFTAHIDPFKMNFSFIAADTISKFIIILVLALWAKCTAKGSFCWSITSFSLCTLTNALVVGIPMVKPMYGALGEDLVVQSSVVQAIIWLTLLLFVLEFRRTGIEGTTTTTTTFKPRSKAMVVDTNNLTGEGGGRGKDVEENTVAIDVKDELLLEETVSSRIPFCKLMKLVWLKLVMNPNSYGCVIGISWAFISNRWNLEMPSMLEGSIQIMSKAGTGTAMFSMGIFMALQDNLIACGPSLTVFGLVLKFIAGPAAMAIGAIAVGLHGDVLRVAIIQAAVPQSITSFIFAKEYGLHAEVLSTAVIFGMIVSLPILVAYYAILEFIH encoded by the exons ATGCATTTTGGTTACACTGAaagcaaaaacagaaaaaccaaGTTTTGTGGAAATATTcacagaaagaaaaagagaatgataGGGTTGGAAGATGTGTACAAAGTGATAGTGGCAGTGGTGCCACTGTATGTTGCTCTAGTGTTAGGGTATGGTTCAGTGAAGTGGTGGAAGATCTTCAGTAGGGAGCAATGTGATGCAATAAACAAGCTAGTATGTTACTTCACTTTGCCACTCTTTACATTTGAGTTCACTGCTCACATCGACCCTTTCAAAATGAACTTTTCGTTCATAGCTGCAGACACCATATCAAAGTTCATCATCATCCTGGTGCTTGCCCTCTGGGCCAAGTGCACTGCCAAGGGGAGTTTCTGCTGGTCTATAACGAGCTTCTCTTTGTGCACTCTCACCAACGCTCTTGTTGTTGGGATTCCAATGGTGAAGCCCATGTATGGAGCCCTTGGTGAGGACCTAGTAGTTCAGTCCTCCGTGGTGCAGGCCATCATATGGCTCACTTTGCTTCTCTTTGTCTTGGAGTTTCGGAGAACAGGAATTGAAggcaccaccaccaccaccaccacctttaAACCTAGATCAAAAGCAATGGTTGTTGACACTAATAATTTGACAGGTGAAGGTGGTGGAAGAGGGAAAGATGTGGAGGAAAATACTGTAGCTATTGATGTTAAAGATGAGTTGCTGTTAGAAGAAACTGTTAGCAGTAGGATTCCATTTTGCAAGTTGATGAAACTTGTGTGGCTCAAACTTGTAATGAACCCAAACTCCTACGGCTGTGTCATTGGCATTTCCTGGGCCTTCATATCTAACAG GTGGAATTTGGAGATGCCAAGTATGTTAGAAGGTTCTATACAGATCATGTCAAAGGCAGGGACGGGCACTGCCATGTTTAGTATGG GTATTTTCATGGCACTTCAGGATAACTTGATTGCTTGTGGACCAAGTCTGACtgtgtttggtttggttttaaAGTTCATTGCGGGCCCTGCAGCCATGGCTATCGGTGCCATCGCCGTAGGATTGCACGGTGATGTCTTGAGAGTTGCTATCATTCAG GCTGCTGTGCCACAATCCATCACATCCTTCATTTTTGCTAAAGAGTATGGATTGCATGCAGAGGTTCTCAGCACTGC GGTGATCTTTGGCATGATTGTTTCACTTCCCATCTTAGTTGCCTACTATGCAATATTGGAGTTCATACATTGA